One Kitasatospora sp. NBC_01266 genomic window carries:
- a CDS encoding acyl-CoA carboxylase subunit beta, which translates to MTTMISTDEDHLRARTAELLALRERVRQGPSEQATEAQHAKGKLTARERIELLLDEGSFHEVEGLRRHRATGFGLEDRKPHSDGVLTGWGLVRGRTVFVYAHDFRIFGGALGEAHAQKIHKIMDMAIAAGAPLVSLNDGAGARIQEGVTALAGYGGIFQRNVRASGVIPQISVMLGPCAGGAAYSPALTDFVFMVRETSQMFITGPDVVQAVTGEKISQNGLGGADVHGSISGVAHFVYDDEQTCLEEVRFLLSLLPQNNRETPPMTPCDDPLERRTESLLDLVPASGCRPYDMRKVIEEIVDHGEYLEIHESWATSVLVVLARIEGRVVGIVANQPQNLAGVLDIHSSEKAARFVQMCDAFSIPLVTLVDVPGFLPGRDQEHGGIIRHGAKLLYAYCNATVPRIQLILRKAYGGAYIVMDSRSVGADLSFAWPTNEIAVMGAEGAANVVFRREIAAADDPDAARERRVKEYREELMHPYYAAERGLVDDVIDPAETRSVLAHALAVLRGKHSDLPARKHANPPM; encoded by the coding sequence ATGACCACCATGATCAGCACCGACGAGGACCACCTGCGCGCCCGCACCGCCGAGTTGCTGGCGCTGCGCGAGCGGGTCCGGCAGGGCCCCAGCGAGCAGGCGACCGAGGCGCAGCACGCCAAGGGCAAGCTGACGGCGCGCGAACGGATCGAACTGCTGCTGGACGAGGGCTCCTTCCACGAGGTCGAGGGGCTGCGCCGGCACCGCGCCACCGGCTTCGGCCTGGAGGACAGAAAGCCGCACAGCGACGGCGTGCTCACCGGCTGGGGACTGGTCCGCGGGCGGACGGTCTTCGTCTACGCGCACGACTTCCGGATCTTCGGCGGCGCGCTGGGCGAGGCCCACGCGCAGAAGATCCACAAGATCATGGACATGGCCATCGCGGCCGGTGCCCCGCTGGTCTCGCTCAACGACGGTGCCGGCGCCCGGATCCAGGAGGGTGTCACCGCGCTGGCCGGCTACGGCGGCATCTTCCAGCGCAATGTCAGGGCCTCGGGGGTCATCCCGCAGATCTCGGTGATGCTCGGCCCCTGCGCCGGCGGCGCCGCCTACAGCCCCGCGCTGACCGACTTCGTCTTCATGGTCCGCGAGACCTCGCAGATGTTCATCACCGGCCCCGACGTGGTGCAGGCCGTCACCGGCGAGAAGATCTCCCAGAACGGCCTGGGCGGCGCCGATGTGCACGGCAGCATCTCGGGCGTGGCGCACTTCGTCTACGACGACGAGCAGACCTGCCTGGAGGAGGTCCGCTTCCTGCTCTCGCTGCTGCCGCAGAACAACCGCGAGACGCCGCCCATGACGCCCTGCGACGACCCGCTGGAGCGCCGCACCGAGTCGCTGCTCGACCTGGTCCCCGCCTCCGGCTGCCGCCCGTACGACATGCGCAAGGTGATCGAGGAGATCGTCGACCACGGCGAGTACCTGGAGATCCACGAGAGCTGGGCCACCAGCGTGCTCGTCGTGCTGGCCCGGATCGAGGGCCGGGTGGTCGGCATCGTCGCCAACCAGCCGCAGAACCTGGCCGGGGTGCTGGACATCCACTCCTCGGAGAAGGCGGCCCGCTTCGTTCAGATGTGCGACGCCTTCAGCATCCCGCTGGTCACCCTGGTCGACGTGCCCGGCTTCCTGCCGGGCCGCGACCAGGAGCACGGCGGCATCATCCGGCACGGCGCCAAGCTGCTCTACGCCTACTGCAACGCCACCGTGCCGCGGATCCAGCTGATCCTGCGCAAGGCCTACGGCGGCGCCTACATCGTGATGGACTCCCGCTCGGTGGGCGCGGACCTCTCCTTCGCCTGGCCGACCAACGAGATCGCCGTGATGGGCGCCGAGGGCGCGGCCAACGTGGTCTTCCGCCGTGAGATCGCCGCCGCCGACGATCCTGACGCGGCCCGCGAGCGCCGGGTGAAGGAGTACCGCGAGGAGCTGATGCACCCCTACTACGCCGCCGAGCGCGGCCTGGTGGACGACGTCATCGACCCCGCCGAGACCCGCTCCGTGCTTGCCCACGCCCTCGCGGTGCTGCGCGGCAAGCACTCCGACCTGCCGGCCCGCAAACACGCCAACCCCCCGATGTGA
- a CDS encoding aromatase/cyclase — protein sequence MALATTRVTRHRITVAAAPERVFGLIADAASWPQVFGPTVHAEVGEEDSTEQLLRIWAFANGEVRHWTSRRSLDPARHRIGFRQLVSSPPVARMGGAWQVTAVEGGSEVVLLHDYAAVADDPDAVRWIEQAIDRNSTAELRALAAAATAPEDGAADALRFSFSDSVRIDGAAADVFDFLDRADQWPSRLPHVARLELSERAGVQYLEMDTRAPDGSVHTTGSVRLPFADRGTIVYKQVKASPVLAAHTGRWVVGPDPDGGPGLLATSWHAVTLDRAGIAELLGPAATVPQARERVRQALGTNSATTLRHAKEFAEARRSQRL from the coding sequence GTGGCACTGGCCACCACCCGGGTCACCCGGCACCGGATCACCGTCGCGGCGGCCCCCGAGCGGGTCTTCGGGCTGATCGCCGATGCGGCGAGCTGGCCGCAGGTCTTCGGGCCCACGGTCCACGCCGAGGTCGGTGAGGAGGACAGCACCGAGCAGTTGCTGCGGATCTGGGCCTTCGCCAACGGCGAGGTGCGCCACTGGACCTCCCGCCGCTCGCTCGACCCGGCCCGCCACCGGATCGGCTTCCGCCAGCTGGTCTCCTCGCCGCCGGTGGCCAGGATGGGCGGCGCATGGCAGGTCACCGCCGTCGAGGGCGGCAGCGAGGTGGTGCTGCTGCACGACTACGCGGCCGTCGCCGACGACCCCGACGCGGTGCGCTGGATCGAGCAGGCCATCGACCGCAACAGCACCGCCGAACTGCGCGCGCTCGCCGCCGCCGCGACCGCGCCCGAGGACGGCGCCGCCGACGCGCTGCGGTTCAGCTTCAGCGACTCGGTGCGGATCGACGGCGCGGCGGCGGACGTCTTCGACTTCCTCGACCGGGCCGACCAGTGGCCCAGCAGACTGCCGCACGTGGCGCGCCTCGAGCTGAGCGAGCGCGCGGGCGTGCAGTACCTGGAGATGGACACCCGAGCACCGGACGGCAGCGTGCACACCACCGGCTCGGTCCGGCTGCCCTTCGCCGACCGGGGCACCATCGTCTACAAGCAGGTCAAGGCGTCTCCGGTGCTGGCCGCGCACACCGGCCGCTGGGTGGTCGGACCCGATCCGGACGGTGGCCCCGGTCTGCTCGCCACCTCCTGGCACGCCGTCACCCTCGACCGGGCGGGCATCGCCGAACTGCTGGGCCCGGCGGCCACGGTGCCCCAGGCGCGCGAGCGGGTCCGGCAGGCGCTGGGCACCAACAGCGCCACCACGCTGCGGCACGCCAAGGAGTTCGCCGAAGCCCGCAGGAGTCAACGCCTTTGA
- a CDS encoding cyclase family protein, whose translation MPLIDLSATVDAQLWEPDPVTHTTLSAVEGAEHMAKGMRAAFGIEFSPGELPGGEFLTNDLMSLTTHTGTHVDAPAHYGARADGSQGRTIDQLPLDWFHRPGFVLDLRGVREQGRSVADDADLRAALDRIGYRPRPLDIALLHTGADAWGGTQRYFTEFTGLDGSATRFLLELGIRVIGTDAFSLDAPFGDIIARYRATGDRSVLWPAHFAGREQEYCQIERLAGLAALPRPHGFTVSCFPVKIARAGAGWTRAVAHLPDPE comes from the coding sequence ATGCCACTGATCGACCTGTCCGCCACGGTGGACGCACAACTCTGGGAGCCCGACCCGGTCACCCACACCACCCTGTCGGCCGTCGAGGGCGCCGAGCACATGGCGAAGGGGATGCGGGCCGCGTTCGGCATCGAGTTCTCCCCCGGGGAGCTACCGGGCGGCGAGTTCCTGACCAACGACCTGATGTCGCTGACCACCCACACCGGCACGCACGTCGACGCCCCGGCCCATTACGGCGCCCGGGCGGACGGCAGCCAGGGGCGGACCATCGACCAGCTGCCGCTGGACTGGTTCCACCGGCCCGGCTTCGTGCTGGACCTGCGCGGGGTACGGGAGCAGGGGCGCAGCGTGGCCGACGACGCCGACCTGCGGGCCGCGCTGGACCGGATCGGCTACCGGCCGCGACCGCTGGACATCGCGCTGCTGCACACCGGTGCCGACGCCTGGGGCGGCACCCAGCGCTACTTCACCGAGTTCACCGGTCTGGACGGCTCGGCCACCCGGTTCCTGCTCGAGCTGGGCATCCGGGTGATCGGCACCGACGCGTTCAGCCTGGACGCGCCGTTCGGCGACATCATCGCCCGCTACCGCGCCACCGGGGACCGCTCGGTGCTCTGGCCGGCCCACTTCGCCGGACGGGAGCAGGAGTACTGCCAGATCGAGCGGCTGGCCGGACTGGCGGCGCTGCCCCGTCCGCACGGGTTCACGGTGAGCTGCTTCCCGGTCAAGATCGCTCGGGCGGGCGCGGGTTGGACCCGGGCGGTCGCGCATCTGCCGGACCCGGAGTGA
- a CDS encoding FAD-dependent monooxygenase produces MTEVLIVGAGPTGLTLACALARRGVAVRVIERSAVHHHESRGKTLTEGSLEIFAEFGIADRLRAEGTSPQINRKYFNGEHVNDTPSPTPAVFIAQWRTEELLRECLADHGVAVEPGSALADFEQDEHGVTATLADGRRIGARYLVGCDGGHSTVRRRLGLAFDGKSERSTSMVCGDVEADGLDRDVWHQWFTPEGALLLWPIPGTRAFQLQASPETDEHGAPLAPSLEGFQRLFDRFARVPGIRLRNASWLSTWRVGVRMVDRMRVGRVFLAGDAAHVHPIAGGLGMNTGIADAHALARVLTSEGADEARLEAYQAERLPVAAWTLKVTSDRLAHVMAATRQPGVGTEAGAVLDPARSGGNRPLGAQPTEAQAAGGR; encoded by the coding sequence ATGACCGAGGTCCTGATCGTCGGCGCCGGCCCCACCGGCCTCACCCTTGCCTGCGCACTCGCCCGGCGCGGCGTCGCCGTCCGCGTCATCGAGCGGAGCGCCGTCCACCACCACGAGTCACGGGGCAAGACGCTCACCGAAGGCAGTCTGGAGATCTTCGCGGAGTTCGGCATCGCCGACCGGCTCCGGGCGGAGGGGACGTCGCCGCAGATCAACCGGAAGTACTTCAACGGCGAGCACGTCAACGACACCCCCTCCCCGACCCCCGCCGTCTTCATCGCCCAGTGGCGCACCGAGGAGTTGCTCCGCGAGTGCCTCGCCGACCACGGCGTGGCCGTCGAACCGGGCAGCGCGCTCGCGGACTTCGAGCAGGACGAGCACGGCGTCACCGCCACCCTCGCCGACGGGCGGCGGATCGGTGCCCGCTACCTGGTCGGCTGCGACGGCGGGCACAGCACCGTGCGCAGGCGGCTGGGTCTGGCGTTCGACGGGAAGAGCGAGCGGAGCACGTCGATGGTCTGCGGGGACGTGGAGGCGGACGGGCTCGACCGGGACGTCTGGCACCAGTGGTTCACGCCCGAGGGGGCGCTGCTGCTCTGGCCGATCCCGGGCACCCGGGCCTTCCAGTTGCAGGCGTCGCCGGAGACCGACGAGCACGGCGCGCCCCTCGCACCGTCGCTCGAAGGCTTCCAGCGCCTCTTCGACCGCTTCGCCCGGGTGCCCGGGATCCGGCTGCGCAACGCGAGTTGGCTGTCGACCTGGCGGGTCGGCGTGCGGATGGTCGACCGGATGCGGGTGGGCCGGGTCTTCCTGGCCGGGGACGCGGCCCATGTGCACCCGATCGCGGGCGGGTTGGGGATGAACACCGGGATCGCGGACGCCCACGCGCTGGCCCGCGTCCTGACGTCCGAGGGCGCCGACGAGGCACGGCTGGAGGCCTACCAGGCCGAGCGGCTGCCGGTCGCCGCCTGGACCCTGAAGGTCACCAGCGACCGGCTCGCGCACGTCATGGCGGCCACCCGGCAGCCCGGCGTCGGCACCGAGGCGGGCGCCGTGCTCGACCCGGCCCGGTCCGGCGGAAACCGGCCCCTCGGCGCTCAGCCCACCGAGGCCCAGGCCGCCGGGGGGCGGTAG
- a CDS encoding ALF repeat-containing protein, whose protein sequence is MKLARVSAILATVAIAPAVLFPSYANAADTGQTPAASTPDANPEQGAQDKAPADKTTADKAIADKDAEDDRVRVAQIASVGGPGVQQAARAALNGTPQDVENFLKVGQFKARADDDLVLVTQIYNAGGPAVKKAAGAVLDGGGKAADVKQFLEVGQFEARAKDKAAADAAQNASSPSASAGGGSAARPTPANPSEPAAVAAAVKPVSATTPQAVPSAGVTAAPTPAPKAGLPGTGADAPVPVAGHTVLAYTGAGPELPWEIGGAAVALGAGAALIRTGRRRSSTEG, encoded by the coding sequence ATGAAGTTGGCCCGTGTTTCGGCGATCCTCGCCACGGTCGCGATCGCGCCGGCCGTCCTCTTCCCGTCGTATGCGAACGCCGCCGACACCGGCCAGACCCCCGCCGCTTCGACCCCTGACGCGAACCCGGAGCAGGGCGCCCAGGACAAGGCCCCCGCCGACAAGACCACGGCCGACAAGGCGATAGCGGACAAGGATGCGGAGGACGATCGGGTGCGGGTGGCGCAGATCGCCAGTGTCGGTGGCCCTGGAGTGCAGCAGGCGGCGAGGGCGGCGCTGAACGGGACGCCGCAGGACGTCGAGAACTTCCTGAAGGTGGGCCAGTTCAAGGCCCGCGCCGATGACGATCTGGTGCTGGTGACTCAGATTTACAACGCCGGCGGTCCTGCGGTGAAGAAGGCTGCCGGTGCTGTGCTCGATGGCGGCGGCAAGGCTGCGGACGTCAAGCAGTTCCTGGAGGTGGGCCAGTTCGAGGCCCGCGCCAAGGACAAGGCGGCGGCGGACGCGGCCCAGAACGCGTCCTCTCCGAGTGCGAGCGCCGGCGGTGGGTCGGCCGCCCGGCCGACCCCGGCCAACCCGAGCGAGCCGGCTGCCGTCGCCGCCGCCGTCAAGCCGGTCTCGGCCACGACCCCGCAGGCCGTCCCGTCTGCGGGCGTCACCGCTGCGCCCACACCCGCACCCAAGGCCGGCCTGCCCGGGACCGGCGCCGACGCTCCGGTCCCCGTCGCCGGTCACACCGTGCTCGCCTACACCGGCGCGGGTCCCGAACTCCCGTGGGAGATCGGCGGCGCCGCTGTCGCGCTGGGCGCCGGCGCGGCCCTGATCCGTACGGGCCGCCGGCGCTCCTCCACCGAGGGCTGA
- a CDS encoding ketoacyl-ACP synthase III family protein yields the protein MRWENLYIAGLGAYLPEHEVTAEQAVAAGQYDADRAKANGIRAVRVASHEETGPVMAAAAARQAIARSGHPNEEFGLVLHSGIGHQGQDFWSPAHYVQQETVGGDGAAIEYRQGSNGGLAGVELAASYIASRPDVTAALVTAGDSFKLPYIDRWNSDDQTVYGDGAGAIVLSGRGGFARIRATASISEPSLEAIYRGADWTDIPFETGRPADIHARKGVWLSRQENSYEAAMGRIGEKLALVLNKALADADTKLPDTQWFIHGNIAQPVAEWGFYRPLGLSLSQTTYDWGKGLGHMGGADHLISLNHLFETGRPKAGDLIVAVGVGHGFMWTVAVVEVLETPSW from the coding sequence GTGCGTTGGGAGAACCTGTACATCGCCGGGCTCGGCGCGTACCTGCCCGAGCACGAGGTGACCGCCGAGCAGGCGGTCGCCGCCGGGCAGTACGACGCCGACCGGGCCAAGGCGAACGGCATCCGCGCCGTGCGCGTCGCCTCGCACGAGGAGACCGGTCCGGTGATGGCCGCGGCGGCCGCCCGCCAGGCCATCGCCCGCTCGGGCCACCCGAACGAGGAGTTCGGCCTGGTGCTGCACAGCGGCATCGGCCACCAGGGTCAGGACTTCTGGTCGCCGGCCCACTACGTCCAGCAGGAGACGGTGGGTGGCGACGGCGCCGCCATCGAGTACCGCCAGGGCTCCAACGGCGGGCTGGCCGGCGTCGAGCTCGCCGCCTCCTACATCGCCTCCCGCCCCGACGTCACCGCCGCGCTGGTGACCGCCGGCGACTCCTTCAAGCTCCCCTACATCGACCGCTGGAACAGCGACGACCAGACCGTCTACGGCGACGGCGCGGGCGCGATCGTGCTCTCCGGCCGTGGCGGCTTCGCCCGGATCCGCGCCACCGCCAGCATCTCCGAGCCCTCGCTGGAGGCGATCTACCGCGGCGCCGACTGGACCGACATCCCCTTCGAGACCGGTCGCCCCGCCGACATCCACGCCCGCAAGGGCGTCTGGCTGTCCCGTCAGGAGAACAGCTACGAGGCGGCCATGGGCCGGATCGGCGAGAAGCTCGCCCTCGTGCTCAACAAGGCCCTGGCGGACGCGGACACCAAGCTTCCCGACACGCAGTGGTTCATCCACGGCAACATCGCCCAGCCCGTCGCCGAGTGGGGCTTCTACCGCCCCCTGGGCCTGAGCCTCTCCCAGACCACCTACGACTGGGGCAAGGGCCTGGGCCACATGGGCGGCGCCGACCACCTCATCAGCCTCAACCACCTCTTCGAGACCGGCCGGCCGAAGGCCGGGGACCTGATCGTCGCGGTCGGCGTCGGGCACGGATTCATGTGGACGGTGGCGGTGGTGGAGGTGCTGGAGACGCCTAGCTGGTGA
- a CDS encoding TetR/AcrR family transcriptional regulator, giving the protein MEPPATPPTPSGLREQKKQRARRHLAATALRLFLERGFDEVSVAEVAAAAEVSKPTLFRYFPTKEDLVLDRFADHQGEAARVVLARADGSTPLRALHAHFQAGLRAHDPITGLNDDPEVIAFQRLLYGTASLRTRLAHYTAREVELLTQAVEPAYGDGRLGARLAALQLVTVHQELGRENWRKIASGRGAADAYQEAAGDAQRAFAVLEQGLGSGGAHLT; this is encoded by the coding sequence ATGGAGCCACCGGCCACCCCGCCCACCCCGTCCGGCCTGCGCGAGCAGAAGAAGCAGCGTGCCCGGCGGCATCTCGCCGCCACGGCCCTGCGGCTCTTCCTGGAACGCGGCTTCGACGAGGTCTCGGTGGCCGAGGTCGCGGCGGCGGCGGAGGTCTCCAAGCCGACCCTGTTCCGCTACTTCCCCACCAAGGAGGACCTGGTCCTCGACCGCTTCGCCGACCACCAGGGCGAGGCGGCCCGCGTCGTGCTCGCCCGCGCCGACGGCAGCACGCCGCTGCGGGCGCTGCACGCCCACTTCCAGGCCGGCCTGCGCGCCCACGACCCGATCACCGGGCTCAACGACGACCCGGAGGTGATCGCCTTCCAGCGCCTGCTCTACGGCACGGCGAGCCTGCGGACCCGGCTGGCCCACTACACCGCCCGCGAGGTCGAGCTGCTCACGCAGGCGGTGGAACCCGCTTACGGTGACGGCCGGTTGGGCGCTCGGCTGGCAGCCCTCCAGCTGGTGACGGTGCACCAGGAGCTGGGCCGCGAGAACTGGCGCAAGATCGCGTCGGGGCGCGGTGCGGCCGACGCGTACCAGGAGGCGGCGGGCGACGCGCAGCGCGCGTTCGCGGTGCTGGAGCAGGGGCTCGGCAGCGGGGGAGCGCACCTGACCTGA
- a CDS encoding nuclear transport factor 2 family protein yields the protein MQAEHVYARILDFYARQMRTIDEGDAVGWAATFTEDGVFASNGLPAPVRGRAAIEAGTLANLAARRAEGVAHRHLLSALTVEPRGADEVFARSYVLVLENRAGRPPQPFVSTVLEDVLVRRDAAADWQVRSRSVLRDDVRAPATPAAQDFAPQDFVPQDFVPQDFVPQDARTSGLRTSGTGDA from the coding sequence ATGCAGGCTGAGCACGTGTACGCGCGGATCCTGGACTTCTACGCCCGCCAGATGCGGACCATCGACGAGGGCGACGCCGTCGGCTGGGCGGCCACCTTCACCGAGGACGGTGTCTTCGCCTCCAACGGCCTGCCCGCGCCGGTGCGCGGCCGGGCCGCCATCGAGGCGGGCACGCTGGCGAACCTGGCCGCCCGCCGGGCCGAGGGGGTGGCGCACCGTCACCTCCTGAGCGCTCTCACGGTGGAGCCCAGGGGAGCGGACGAGGTCTTCGCCCGCTCCTACGTCCTGGTGCTGGAGAACCGGGCCGGCCGGCCGCCGCAGCCGTTCGTCAGCACCGTCCTGGAGGACGTCCTGGTCCGCCGGGACGCCGCCGCCGACTGGCAGGTGCGCAGCCGGTCCGTGCTGCGGGACGACGTCCGTGCGCCAGCGACGCCCGCAGCTCAGGACTTCGCACCTCAGGACTTCGTACCTCAGGACTTCGTACCTCAGGACTTCGTACCTCAGGACGCCCGCACCTCAGGACTCCGTACCTCAGGAACAGGTGACGCATGA
- a CDS encoding AMP-binding protein — translation MLTVPPGTVDVLLAESARRRPDHPALYSAAGELSFAELDRRVDDWAGRLAEGLGRSGVRIAVCALLHPDFPVGYYAVLRSGNTVVPVNPLLPDPALRHLLAAAKVAVALVSPELAGRLAALRAELPFLEQVLVIGEATGTDLEPGRLRPAGPPPVERPAAITFTSGTTGPTKGVALGHHAIKSCAVQFAHAHQVDADSTLFAHLPICSPLHLNAGVFAGASQVLAPGGPGGSATEAVEWADRYGATHYYALPVALARMAADPGLGELKFRTVRQIAAGNATLPAPVVRTLAAQFGVPVFQGYGLTEAAYLLHSDGPRAPRAGSAGPALADTRSQVVDLVTRRPLPSGSVGELLVQGPQLMLGYLDRPDLAPFDADGWFATGDVVRLDADGYLFVLDRVADVFHRSGELICPSVLERALLAHPAVRDAAVLDGPDADGNPVPMAFIVCAEPHAESHAESHAESPSGSGPAVAAVLAEVNAELPAAQRIVHAEPLSAIPRRPTNGKVDRAALRAELRARADQLHEQLTQFYARQVQAVDDGELDAYGATFHPEAEFGATGSADPLRGRAAIVEHSRRMREQRAATGQVNRHLISGLTLHRNGDGRLTARAHTLIFATLPGERPRALAGAGLTDELVWSATAGWQVAKRQLSPDQP, via the coding sequence ATGCTCACCGTCCCACCCGGCACGGTCGACGTGCTGCTCGCCGAGTCCGCCCGCCGCCGCCCCGACCACCCCGCGCTGTACAGCGCCGCAGGGGAGTTGAGCTTCGCCGAGCTGGACCGCCGGGTCGACGACTGGGCCGGCCGGCTGGCGGAGGGGCTCGGCCGCAGCGGGGTCCGGATCGCGGTCTGCGCCCTGCTCCACCCGGACTTCCCGGTCGGCTACTACGCGGTACTGCGCAGCGGCAACACCGTGGTGCCGGTCAACCCGCTGCTGCCGGACCCGGCGTTGCGCCACCTGCTGGCCGCCGCCAAGGTCGCCGTCGCGCTGGTCAGCCCCGAGCTGGCCGGTCGGCTGGCCGCGCTGCGCGCCGAACTCCCCTTCCTGGAGCAGGTGCTGGTGATCGGCGAGGCCACCGGGACGGACCTGGAGCCCGGTCGGCTCCGGCCGGCCGGGCCGCCGCCCGTCGAGCGGCCGGCCGCGATCACCTTCACCAGCGGCACCACCGGGCCGACCAAGGGCGTTGCCCTCGGCCACCACGCGATCAAGTCCTGCGCCGTCCAGTTCGCCCACGCCCACCAGGTGGACGCCGACTCGACGCTCTTCGCGCACCTGCCGATCTGCTCCCCGCTGCACCTCAACGCCGGGGTGTTCGCGGGAGCTTCGCAGGTGCTGGCACCCGGCGGTCCGGGCGGCAGCGCTACCGAGGCCGTCGAGTGGGCCGACCGCTACGGCGCCACCCACTACTACGCGCTCCCCGTGGCGCTGGCCCGGATGGCCGCCGACCCCGGACTCGGCGAGCTCAAGTTCCGTACCGTGCGCCAGATCGCGGCCGGCAACGCGACCCTGCCCGCGCCCGTGGTGCGCACCCTCGCCGCACAGTTCGGGGTGCCGGTCTTCCAGGGCTACGGGCTCACCGAGGCCGCCTACCTGCTGCACTCCGACGGCCCGCGCGCGCCGCGGGCCGGCTCGGCCGGTCCGGCGCTGGCCGACACCCGCTCGCAGGTGGTCGACCTGGTCACCCGGCGTCCGCTGCCGTCCGGCAGCGTTGGTGAACTACTCGTGCAGGGGCCGCAGTTGATGCTTGGCTACCTGGACCGTCCGGATCTTGCGCCGTTCGACGCCGACGGCTGGTTCGCCACCGGCGACGTCGTCCGGCTGGACGCGGACGGCTACCTGTTCGTGCTGGACCGGGTGGCCGACGTCTTCCACCGGTCCGGCGAGCTGATCTGCCCCTCGGTGCTGGAACGGGCGCTGCTGGCGCACCCGGCGGTGCGTGACGCCGCGGTGCTGGACGGCCCGGACGCGGACGGGAACCCGGTCCCGATGGCCTTCATCGTCTGCGCCGAGCCGCACGCCGAGTCGCACGCCGAGTCGCACGCCGAGTCACCCTCCGGGTCGGGGCCCGCGGTTGCCGCCGTCCTCGCCGAGGTCAACGCCGAACTCCCCGCCGCCCAGCGGATCGTGCACGCCGAGCCGCTGTCCGCGATCCCGCGCCGGCCGACCAACGGCAAGGTGGACCGCGCCGCCCTGCGCGCCGAGTTGCGCGCCCGCGCCGACCAACTCCACGAGCAGTTGACGCAGTTCTACGCCCGCCAGGTGCAGGCCGTGGACGACGGCGAACTGGACGCCTACGGAGCCACCTTCCACCCCGAGGCCGAGTTCGGCGCCACCGGTTCCGCCGACCCGCTGCGCGGCCGGGCCGCCATCGTCGAGCACAGCCGTCGCATGCGCGAGCAGCGCGCGGCCACCGGTCAGGTCAACCGGCACCTGATCAGCGGCCTGACCCTGCACCGCAACGGCGACGGCCGCCTGACCGCCCGGGCCCACACGCTGATCTTCGCCACCCTGCCGGGCGAGCGCCCGCGCGCGCTGGCGGGCGCCGGGCTGACCGACGAACTGGTCTGGAGCGCCACCGCCGGCTGGCAGGTGGCGAAGCGCCAACTCTCGCCCGATCAGCCCTGA
- a CDS encoding acyl-CoA carboxylase subunit epsilon translates to MLTLQVLHGNPTPDELAALTAVLMARVAQAAHPAAAAPARSASHTPPRRRTSWRMAGAYRPPAAWASVG, encoded by the coding sequence ATGCTGACCCTTCAGGTGCTGCACGGCAACCCCACCCCCGACGAACTCGCCGCGCTGACCGCCGTGTTGATGGCCCGGGTGGCCCAGGCGGCGCACCCCGCCGCCGCGGCGCCGGCCCGGTCGGCCTCGCACACCCCGCCCCGCCGCCGCACCTCGTGGCGGATGGCCGGCGCCTACCGCCCCCCGGCGGCCTGGGCCTCGGTGGGCTGA
- a CDS encoding SDR family NAD(P)-dependent oxidoreductase: MSEQQPKSQPPRQQPLSPQPLSPQPSFQQPPARPRRTALVTGGTSGIGLATVELLAEQGHAVFLCGRDAGSVQSVVDKLRGRGLEVAGARADVRSAADVRALVEQAVARYGPVNILVNNAGRGGGGRTEEIPDELWDDVIETNLTSVFRVTREVLTTGRMREGGPGRVISIASTGGKQGVLLAAPYSASKHGVIGFTKALGLELATSGITVNAVCPGYVETPMAEQVRLGFADHWGISEAEVLARFEAKIPLGRYTTAREVAAMVGYLAGEQAAAITAQALNVCGGLGSY; this comes from the coding sequence ATGTCCGAGCAGCAGCCGAAGTCGCAACCCCCGCGCCAGCAGCCTCTTTCCCCGCAGCCCCTTTCCCCGCAGCCTTCGTTTCAGCAACCGCCCGCCCGGCCGCGCCGGACGGCGCTGGTCACCGGGGGCACCAGCGGGATCGGCCTCGCGACGGTCGAGCTGCTGGCCGAGCAGGGGCACGCGGTCTTCCTCTGCGGCCGGGACGCCGGGTCCGTGCAGAGCGTGGTCGACAAGCTGCGCGGGCGCGGCCTGGAGGTGGCCGGAGCCCGCGCCGACGTCCGCTCGGCGGCCGATGTGCGCGCCCTGGTGGAGCAGGCCGTGGCCCGCTACGGACCGGTCAACATCCTGGTCAACAACGCTGGTCGGGGCGGCGGCGGCCGGACCGAGGAGATCCCGGACGAACTCTGGGACGACGTCATCGAGACCAACCTGACCAGCGTCTTCCGGGTCACCCGCGAGGTGCTGACCACCGGCCGGATGCGCGAGGGCGGTCCCGGCCGGGTGATCAGCATCGCCTCCACCGGCGGCAAGCAGGGCGTGCTGCTCGCCGCCCCGTACTCGGCCTCCAAACACGGCGTGATCGGCTTCACCAAGGCGCTCGGCCTGGAGCTCGCGACCAGCGGCATCACCGTCAACGCGGTCTGCCCGGGGTATGTCGAGACGCCGATGGCCGAGCAGGTCCGGCTGGGCTTCGCCGACCACTGGGGCATCAGCGAGGCGGAGGTGCTGGCCCGGTTCGAGGCCAAGATCCCGCTCGGCCGCTACACCACCGCCCGGGAGGTGGCCGCGATGGTCGGCTACCTGGCCGGCGAGCAGGCCGCGGCGATCACCGCGCAGGCGCTCAACGTCTGCGGCGGGCTCGGCAGTTACTGA